In the Neodiprion virginianus isolate iyNeoVirg1 chromosome 2, iyNeoVirg1.1, whole genome shotgun sequence genome, GGTGTGAAATTAATCGAATTTACGCTTCGAAATACTCACCAATTTCCTAGGTTATACTTCAGTTTTATCAACAGCCGGTTGCCAGGTGGGACAATTTTCATGCGAACCACCGGGTATCGATCAAACAGAATAGAATTACCAAGGATCCAAATCTTTGTTTGTACAACATACGCAAAAGAAATTCCCCATTGCCGATAtcgtttattaattattcattctttTCTCCTTTGTATGGAAAATGCGATACACCGTCGCGTGGCTCGGATTATACCTGTCACTGAGAACTCTCAATAACTGCAGCGATATACCGGAAATTCGAGGAACACGAGTCGTTGAATAAATTCGCTATGAGCATGGTTACGAGATGAGTAACAATCGTCGGTATAAACTATGCATACCCTTTTATATTCCGTCCCGAAACAGCATCGATGCGTGTTTCCTTCAAGACGAAAACGTTGAATTcgacaatttattattcattattgaAAACGGTTGGAATCCTTTTTGTCGAAcattattgtataatacaaaTATGTTTACAAACAGCGATATGGTTTGGAGATGATACATTGCCTTTAATTAGGTAAAAGGTCTGATTCCTTCAGTTTCATCTCTTAGCTTATTCGATTCCACAAAATGCCAgatcagttatttttttctagtctgatcacaaaaaattatgcaaatcgTTGGATAACTATTTAtacttgactattttcattttttaccacaatcgaaaagtatagttctaggtagaaaatggaaattagttttctagctgttaccggaaagtctagtatccgttactgttctttctcattacgatcaccgttgctatattttcttgagactgttgcgaaaatttaatgcttgtgcaacgataaattgacgttaaggccttgtttgactaaaaaagtagagtaaaccgagcAAACTGAgtttgcgttgcaataaccaaaaaaggatcgacgatagcgcaaaatggttacgcgtacctcgtttttcataattccaacaacattaagacagtttttttgttattagtaacaaatgaaatttttctcagcgtatAATTACGGTTATTTCAATGCtctttattcgtttatttcagTAACGAGAGTACAGTCAACCGATTATTAGCTTATCTGTCAATTTTCGCTTCCGAATTCGGGCTGCTTTGCGTTATCCTATTAAGAAGGTAATTTTCCTCACATGTCCTCTGAGGTCATATTCCACGACCCCCGTGTGAGGATTGACGTATCCCAGTATTTGCCTACGAAGAAAAATCCGTGAATAAGCTggattcaaaatgttcaatatCTAAGTGTATTCTGAACGTCGACACAGggctttgattttttttcaggacCAGTATAAACTGTCAAATTAACTATTTACGGCGATTTTTGATCGGACTCTATGCTGTCACCGAAAGTCGGAATTCCCTGAGTGTTCGTATTGCTATTTAAGTTTGTTATCGTGTTCTGTATCGTTGGACTGAAGAGAAAGCGTCTCGCTGCAGGGCTGAGATTCGATAGCGTTCTCCTGGCTTCTTCGAGCACgctaaaattgaaaacaattcaagagcgattgaaatattttctgttacatgaaaaaaataagatgaaGGATGAGCTCAAGATGCAACTCACTCGACTGTACGCGCAGGGTGATCGTGCTGCGCTTTGTGTCTTCGATATTGGTCCGAAAGCCGGTGATTCGCAAATCCGGATCGTTGCGTaacctgaaaatttgatttcacaGATTTCTAGTCAACCGCGGCATTCGAGTTCGAAACAACGATGAAGACAATCACATTTTTACATCTCAGATACAACACGCCGGTATAGATAAAGTCTAAGTGACCGTCTAAAATACGCATAATATCCGTAAAATGCATTAATTAAGGGTGACGTACGTATTACAGATATATCTGGGTTGTTTTACGGTTGTCTGTGTGCGTGGATGCaattgtggaaaaataatgtttacCTGTTTGCAGTTGATCTTACGTGGTTTTGATCCCCCTAACAATCAGTTTATTGTCCATCATTATCATTCGAAGACATTGTTTCCAGTAACGAAACTACTCTCAACtgtattgtttttgtttgacaaatgcaatgaaaaaatgtacattcTCATCCCACATATTGGCTAAATCAGAGAGAGAATCCTGTGCAAAATGGATCCTTGCAAATCGTATTTTCtaatgagatgaaaaatgaaaaagggtCTTCGGATACCCTCCATGTTTGTGTGGGGCTGGTGGATCACGTCATTGTTTGTGTTTGTGTTTTAATTCAAATTGatacgaataatttttctcagtgcagtGTGTTTGACCATTGTCAAATGAATATTCAGTGTCGACGACCGTGTTCTTTGATTTCGTTCGTCTTCGACGACCGCCAATGACAGATCGCTGTTACTTTATAGCTAAAGATTTTCACGAGGGGTGAAACGACGCGATGAAGGTGGTATCAGATTTACCTGAGCATTCATGGCGCCTAGTACCATAACGCTAAGGATTAGAACGCTGGGCTGGCGTGCGAAAAACGACATCGTGTGAGGTTGATTGGTCGGAATCCACTATCAAACACAAGCCAATAACTCTTCGTCTGGTTATTTTATCACGCAGAATGCCGCGCTCCGATTCCAACTCACCGACAATAAAACCAGGTTTACATCTGCAGCGACCTGTAAGCGGCAATTTATCAACACTCGCAGCACCGGCAGCTTCGTATCACCCAGAAATGGGGGGTTCGGCAGGTGATAAAGAAAATAGCTCGGAAAGGAAATGACAGGAACACGCAGGCTGTCAgtctttgattttttcttctcgcacgaaacagaaaatgaatacgtaaataaaaatgtgtgcGCTCTAAAAAAGCTCTGCGCTTCTAGAGAGAGAAATTTCGAGTTATGGTTATTTAATGTACGGTCATTAactgttttcaatttttaacatgatagaaaaatattattctggCTCCAAagtggaaattattttcgcaGTTGTAGCAAGAAGATTATTGATGTTTTTTACTCTTGTTTTCGATGTCGTTGCTCCTACCATTGCAATAATTTAATGTTGGTCAAAGAATAAACTGATGTTAAAGGCttatttaattagaaaaaatatttaccaaattAACCAAGCACAGATTCAACTCTAAAATAACCCGGAAATGTAGCATCAAcaagtaaaattaaaactaaacAGTTACTTGCaccacattttattttaatttcaacaatatgcAAACTAATATCGTGACGATACTCATTTTACTATAACTTTCTAATAACTGTAACGAACGGATTGTTTTCAGTGTAGAAATATCTCACGAAGAACAAATTCGTAATtagaataattgtaaaacatgAACAATGTTAATCTAAGTAACGATGGATTGGTTCCAGGATGATTTTAGGACCGATTTACATTGGCACGTTACCGAACTCGTGCTGTACAACTCAGTGGCACGTAAGTACATTACGATAATGCGGCTGTGCGATTTGT is a window encoding:
- the LOC124298339 gene encoding uncharacterized protein LOC124298339 isoform X2 produces the protein MSFFARQPSVLILSVMVLGAMNAQVTQRSGFANHRLSDQYRRHKAQHDHPARTVDVLEEARRTLSNLSPAARRFLFSPTIQNTITNLNSNTNTQGIPTFGDSIESDQKSPQILGYVNPHTGVVEYDLRGHVRKITFLIG
- the LOC124298339 gene encoding uncharacterized protein LOC124298339 isoform X1; translation: MSFFARQPSVLILSVMVLGAMNAQVTQRSGFANHRLSDQYRRHKAQHDHPARTVDFSVLEEARRTLSNLSPAARRFLFSPTIQNTITNLNSNTNTQGIPTFGDSIESDQKSPQILGYVNPHTGVVEYDLRGHVRKITFLIG